The Silurus meridionalis isolate SWU-2019-XX chromosome 26, ASM1480568v1, whole genome shotgun sequence region tccaaccttcaccttgaaccagtcgttcctactgcacacttcactgctgtcacacttcatacatgtcctgcaccaccctcacatacttctctgacacagaCTTCCTCATTACCACAACTCCTGTCTGACAAAGACTGCCTGTCTATTATGTGTAGCTCTCCACAAGATTCTTCGGCACACCTGGATTTGAAAATCTTTCCCAGACTCCTGGTGGAAACCGTTCAAGTTGATAAATGTTGTAGTTGTCAGTTTATTTTAGGTCAGGGATTTGATTGGGCAGCTTTATTTTATCCGCCTTGTTCCTTGAAGGAATTCAACCACCCTTTAATGGTTCCACAGTCTCTGCAGATGATAACCATCGTCAAAACAatatgcttccaccaccatgctttacagtCCTGATGGCGTTTTGTTGCCATGAATTTCTACTTTGTGAACTTGATATGGGCTCTCCAGGTGAGAATAGACTTTCTTCattatcttcttctttattGCTCTGTCATGCACATGCTCTGTTTGCCATAAACATACTCACATAGCTCCATCAAATCATCATCCCCATTGTTCTGCCAGTTATGAACAAGTGTCCTTGCAAGGTCAAGGTCATGCCATGCCAAGTGAGCTATGAAATCTTTTAAAGTCTGAGTGATATGGTGGTGTGTCTTTGTGCTTTGGAAGGTCTTTATAGCACATGCCTTTGTACCTGAAATCTGAAGGTCTGAAGTAAGCAGGTGTTTTACCTCCATCAGTAGTTGATTCCTCACAGCTGTTGAGAACTTTAAGTGACTCTATGACCTTGAAGGAAGCTGGCTATTTCTGAGAGATGTTCTACAAAAGGACTTCACACAGTGGAATCAGCTCAGCGCCGATCTTATCCACGAGCTGCCGAGTCATGCTTTATAGGAAAGATTTATCTTTTACTTCTCTTCATGTGCGAGATAGGAGCTTCAAAgtctttcctctttctctcattctctcattttactttctttctttttcttttttttttactgctttaagaaaaaagatgatattagaagataaataaaacataaggaCGAGCGAAAGGAACATTTTCTGTCCCGCTGAATATTTGATGCGTGCCGATTGGACACGTTCAGGATGAAAAGAGCTGTTAAAGGTGGGGACACGGATGAAATAAAGATGAtatgatgaaatgaaaaaacgtctctttatttaaaaaaaatataccaaaaaacaaaaaaaacctaaatccCAGGCAGAACCAACACTTTCAGTgcactaacaaaaaaaatgactatAATTCATAATTCAGCAGTAAAACGCTACCAATGAATAaccccccaccaaaaaaaaagcagcccaATATTCACAACCAATCAGAGCACAGATTTATAATAAAGTCcagtgtgaaaaagaaaaaagaaagagctgATGGCAAAAGGATGAAAAAAGATCTCACTGGACAATAGTGGACAGAAAAGATgaagaaatgatgatgatgatgatgatgatgatgatgatcacacATCTGGATTAGAGAAAAAGTTCTATTAGCATCTTCTACAACCCTCGATATTATTCATACGCATGCTGAATAAATGATcatgtcatattttttataaaatttttaaaaaagttatatttttttgaaaGTTCACTAGAATTGATTTGATATTTACACTCGAGTTTTGTCACTGTGCTCACTGTAGTTATCGAACTTTTGCTCATTGCACTTGCTacttaaaccttttttttaaaaaaacagcgCAGGAGTTTTTTCTGCGTCCTGAGATTCTTCCGGGGATACGAGCGGCGTTCGGGTCAAACCAGGAAAAAAACCGATGCAGTAATAAGAGGCTAGTGTGTTCTAATACTAATAGGTGGCACTCCAGAGTCCGTTAATCAAGAAGGCTGACAACAATGTTAGAGCGTGCACGGAACAGTGCGCAATAATGAAGTTTCTCGTGAGCAAAaggagtaaaagtaaaaaaaaattttttttttcttctacactTTATATGATACAGTTTGTCCAAATAACTCAAAATGTGTCAGATTTAAATCGAAGAGCAAAACCGTAAACGTTGGTTATGAATCTATTTCGTTACAGATTTTGTGTCTTGGTGTAAAACATCGCGAATTCAATCCAATCTGCCAAATCATTGACCCTGTAAATCTGAATCCAGAGAACTGTAACGGTTCCTGATGCTCCAACATGAACGATTGTGACGACGCATCAGACTCTAAGTTTGATTCTCAAAACAAAGTGAATACCTTCGTCCAAGGAGTCGTTTTCATCTTTGTCCGGGGCGGCGATTTCACCTTCGTCTGAGGAGTCCATTTTTACCTGGCACAAGGTTTCCTTTTTTGGAGCTTCTTCTTCAGATCGCTTTTGCATATAATACGTTCCTCGTTTGCAAATCCCGCGCAGTAACAGAACCACGACCAAGATGACGGCTATCACAATAACGAATGATAAACACgctactgtaacacacacacacacacacacacacacttacaatcgTAGATCACAAagcaatttaaaacaaaagcttGGAATGACCGCTTACCCCAAATGTGGATTACAGAAGACTCATCATTACTGTTAcctgaaacacatttatttttacaaaatattcattaaaaagtacaattttaagcaaaacacacaaacttgCAGAGTCGACTTGCGATGTTTGAGATTAATCGGCTTTGTTTTCCCTGAAACGCTTACGTTAGCTAGATAGCTTTGCGAAACATTTCCACAATCTGGCAGCAAAACAGCAGAAATTCACTCATTCCCAGTGAAGTGCCAGCAGGGGGAGCCACAGTTCGCAATGTAAAGTGGGTGGGGCTTGTGACACAACAAAGCTTAGCAAAATGTAGGATTAGTAGGACACAGATAGACTCGAGGACTTAACATTTCAAAGTATCTAAATTGTCCTGCAGagtaaaagtattggcaccctttggGTTGCGCACAGCCTTTTAAACGTGCTCCAGATTAAattagcatacacacacacacacacacacacacacacacacacacacacacacacacactcaacggTAATCTCAGGACCATTAGGGGCATCttcaaaatatacaaatgtgtcTTGCATCACAAACATCGCCCTTTTTTTACATCCTAATGACAAATACTGatgagtgtataatgtgtagtgtataagAGGTAAATATTCAGTGTGATCACAAACATGATCTGTTAGTAGTAGGGGTAGTGTAGTGGGCAGCGGTTGGGGGGTTGAGGGTGGGGGTGTTTGGAGGTTGCTGAGTCAGCGCCTTACTGTCTGCCAGTATCTGTTCAACACTGGTGAGAAGTGCACACTTCAGGGTTTATCCCTTGTATTTTGGTGCAGTGTGTTTAACAGGGTCATTCATCATCCatctgaactgtgtgtgtgtgtgtgtgtgtgtgtgtgtgtgtgtgtgtgtgtgtgtgtgtgtgtgtgcgtgcctgagagagacagaaagtgttTTATCAGTGTGTGACCTACTGCCACTCCCATACAATctaactgacacacacacacacacacacacacacacacacacactctctctctctctctctctctctctctctctctctctctcctagcTTCAGCTTATTCATGAGTTTGTTTATGCggatatgtgtatatgtatgtatgtatgtatgtatgtatgtatgtatgtatgtatgtatgtatgtgtgtatgtatgtatgtatgtatgtatgtatgtatgtgtgtgtgtgtatgtatgtatgtatgtatgtatgtatgtatgtgtgtatgtgtgtgtgtgtatgtgtttgcattagtgtgtgtgtgtgtgtgtgtgtgtgttctgcatatacacactcattagAGGCAGATCGGGGTAAAAGGCAGGTCTTCAGTCCCAGCCGAAAAATAGTCAGAACACAGTGTAAGTATAAAGTTGATTGTAGTGTTGCTGTGAACAAAAACTAATGGCACCCCTGTATCCTGTACATCTATACACATAGACCACCTTAGTGTTTGGGAGTGTAAATATACTctatatatatgaacatattaTGTGTGTAacactgttaaaagtgctatacaaataaacattaattggggggaagaaaataaaattatatatatatatatataggaagtGGTCATTTGTGGtcctgcagtaaaaaaaaaaaaaaaaatatatatatatatatatatatatatatatatatatatatatatatatatatatatatatatatatatatatatatatatatatatatatatatatatatatatatacgtgtgtgtgtgtgtgcagtttacTCAATCATCAGAGAAGTGGAAGTGGTAGTCATTCGTGGTCCTGCAGACCACCAGACCACAAGTTATAACCAGTTTGATTTAATGACATTAATGAGTAATTACTGAATCCCTTCAATCAGCTATCGATGCATTtgagttaaatatttaaaaatgtattatctaTAAACTGTTATGAATTTTTAGAACTGTGTGATTAATATTAACGAGTGTGTAACAGTACATATAATTCACAGTTCACAGTATGTGCACAGTAAGTTATATACAGTTAGTGACATAGGCCAGGTATTAAATTAGATGCATTTGAATTAgatgagtgtatagtgaatattaatgagtgcaCAGTGATTGAGTAAGTAGTGAATATGAATGAGTGTATGGTGAATaataatgagtgtatagtgaatattatgagtgtatagtgaatattaatgagtgtacaatgaatgagtgtgtaccgtatacatctatacacagagcccaccagtgtgtgtgtgtgtatagtgaatattaatgagtgtatgGTGTTTATAGTATACTCACCCATCGCAGAAGAGATAGGATAAGTAGTTTGAGTTTCTGTAGTGGCAGCTGAAAAAAGGTCACAGTGTAAGTGTATACTTATTGACTGTACTTAAATGTGTTGCTGAAaacaaagtattggcacccctctGTACCGTGTACATCTATACACAGAGcccaccagtgtgtgtgtgtgtgtgtgtgtgtgtgtgtgtgtgtgtgtgtgtgtgtgtgtgtgtttattcagtgtattgtAAATAggtgtgtattaaatattaacgagtgtatagtgaatattaatgagtgtacagtgaatattaatgagtgtacagtgaatgagtgtgtattaaATAGTAATGAGTGTacagtgaatattaatgagtgtacagtgaatgtgtgtatagtgaatattaatgagtgtatagtgaatattaatgagtgtacagtaaatgagtgtatagtgaatattaatgagtgtacagtgaatattaatgagtgtacagtgaatattaatgagtgtatagtgaatgagtgtatagtgaatattaatgagtgtatagtaaatattaatgagtgtatgGTGTTTATAGTATACTCACCCATCGCAGAAGAGATAGGATAAGTAGTTTGAGTTTCTGTAGCGGCAGCTGAAAAAAGGTCACAGTGTAAGTGTATACTTATTGACTGTACTTAAATGTGTTGCTGAAaacaaagtattggcacccctctGTACCGTGCACATCTATACACAGAGcccaacagtgtgtgtgtgtgtgtgtgtgtgtgtgtgtgtgtgtgtgtgtgtgtgtgtgtgtgtgtgtgtgtgtgtttattcagtgtattgtGAATAggtgtgtattaaatattaacgagtgtatagtgaatattaatgagtgtatagtgaatgagtgtatagtgaatattaatgagtgtatagtgaatattaatgagtgtacagtgaatgagtgtgtattaaatattaatgagtgtatagtgaattttaatgagtgtatagtgaatattaatgagtgtacagtgaatgagtgtgtattaaatattaatgagtgtatagtgaataagtgtgtattaaatattaatgagtgtatagtgaatattaatgagtgtacagtgaatgagtgtatagtgaatattaatgagtgtatgGTGTTTATAGTATACTCACCCATCAGAGAAGAGATAGGATAAGTAGTTTGAgtttctgtagcagcagctGAAAAAAGGTCACAGTGTAAGTGTATACTTATTGACTGTACTTAAATGTGTTGCTGAAaacaaagtattggcacccctctGTACCGTGTACATCTATACACAGAGcccaccactgtgtgtgtgtgtgtgtgtgtgtgtgtgtgtgtgtgtgtgtgtgtgtgtgtgtgtgtgtgtgtgtgtatatgtattcaGTGTATTGTGAATAggtgtgtattaaatattaacgagtgtatagtgaatattaatgagtgtacagtgaatattaatgagtgtacagtgaatgagtgtgtattaaatattaatgagtgtatagtgaatattaatgagtgcatagtgaatgtgtgtatagtgaatattaatgagtgtatggtgaatattaatgagtgtataatgaatgagtgtatagtgaatgtgtgtatagtaaatattaatgagtgtatgGTGTTTATAGTATACTCACCCATCGCAGAAGAGATAGGATAAGTAGTTTGAGTTTCTGTAGCGGCAGCTGAAAAAAGGTCACAATGTAAGTGTATACTTATTGACTGTACTTAAATGTGTTGCTGAAaacaaagtattggcacccctctGTACCGTGCACATCTATACACAGAGcccaacagtgtgtgtgtgtgtgtgtgtgtgtgtgtgtgtgtgtgtgtgtattcagtgtaTTGTGAATAggtgtgtattaaatattaatgagtgtatagtgaatattaatgagtgtacAGTGAATTTTAATGAGTGTACAGTGAATAATAATGAGTGtacagtgaatgagtgtatagtgaatagTAATGAGTGTgcagtgaatattaatgagtgtatagtgaatgtgtgtatagtgaatattaatgagtgtacagtgaatattaatgagtgtacagtgaatgagtgtatagtgaatattaatgagtgtacagtgaatattaatgagtgtatagtgaatgagtgtatagtaaatattaatgagtgtatgGTGTTTATAGTATACTCACCCATAGCAGAAGAGATAGGATAAGTAGTTTGAGTTTCTGTAGTGGCAGCTGAAAAAAGGTCACAGTGTAAGTGTATACTTATTGACTGTACTTAAATGTGTTGCTGAAaacaaagtattggcacccctctGTACCGTGCACATCTATACACAGAGcccaccagtgtgtgtgtgtgtgtgtgtgtgtgtgtgtgtgtttgtgtttattcaatGTATTGTGAATAggtgtgtattaaatattaacgagtgtatagtgaatattaatgagtgtatagtgaatgagtgtatagtgaatattaatgagtgtatagtgaatattaatgagtgtatgGTGTTTATAGTATACTCACCCATCGCAGAAGAGATAGGATAAGTAGTTTGAGTTTCTGTAGTGGCAGCTGAAAAAGGTCACAGTGTAAGTGTATACTTATTGACTGTACTTAAATGTGTTGAAaacaaagtattggcacccctctGTACTGCACATCTATACACAGAGcccaacagtgtgtgtgtgtgtgtgtgtgtgtgtgtgtgtatagtgaatattaatgagtgtacagtgaatattaatgagtgtacagtgaatgagtgtgtatagtgaatattaatgagtgtatagtgaatattaatgagtgtatagtgaatattaatgagtgtacagtgaataagtgtgtattaaatattaatgagtgtatgGTGTTTATAGTATACTCACCCATCGCAGAAGAGATAGGATAAGTAGTTTGAGTTTCTGTAGTGGCAGCTGAAAAAAGGTCACAGTGTAAGTGTATACTTATTGACTGTACTTAAATGTGTTGCTGAAaacaaagtattggcacccctctGTACCGTGCACATCTATACACAGAGcccaccagtgtgtgtgtgtgtgtgtgtgtgtgtgtgtgtgtgtgtatgtattcagTGTATTGTGAATAggtgtgtattaaatattaacgagtgtatagtgaatattaatgagtgtacagtgaatattaatgagtgtacagtgaatgagtgtgtattaaatattaatgagtgtacagtgaatattaatgagtgtatagtgaatgtgtgtatagtgaatattaatgagtgtatagtgaatattaatgagtgtatagtgaatgagtgtatagtgtatgtgtgtatagtgaatattaatgagtgtatgGTGTTTATAGTATACTCACCCATCAGAGAAGAGATAGGATAAGTAGTTTGAGTTTCTGTAGCGGCAGCTGAAAAAAGGTCACAGTGTAAGTGTATACTTATTGACTGTACTTAAATGTGTTGCTGAAaacaaagtattggcacccctctGTACCGTGTACATCTATACACAGAGcccaccagtgtgtgtgtgtgtgtgtgtgtgtgtgtgtgtgtgtgtattcagtgtaTTGTGAATAggtgtgtattaaatattaacgagtgtatagtgaatattaatgagtgtacagtgaatattaatgagtgtacagtgaatgagtgtgtatagtgaatattaatgagtgtatagtgaatattaatgagtgtatagtgaatattaatgagtgtacagtgaatgagtgtgtattaaatattaatgagtgtatagtgaatattaatgagtgtatagtgtatgtgtatagtgaatattaatgagtgtatgGTGTTTATAGTATACTCACCCATCGCAGAAGAGATAGGATAAGTAGTTTGAGTTTCTGTAGTGGCAGCTGAAAAAAGGTCACAGTGTAAGTGTATACTTATTGACTGTACTTAAATGTGTTGCTGAAaacaaagtattggcacccctctGTACCGTACATCTATACACAGAGcccaacagtgtgtgtgtgtgtgtgtgtgtgtgtgtgtgtgtgtgtgtgtgtgtgtatgtattcagTGTATTGTGAATAggtgtgtattaaatattaacgagtgtatagtgaatattaatgagtgtacagtgaatattaatgagtgtacagtgaatgagtgtatagtgaatattaatgagtgtatagtgaatattaatgagtgtatagtgaatattaatgagtgtatagtgaatgagtgtgtattaaatattaatgagtgtatgGTGTTTATAGTATACTCACCCATCAGAAGAGATAGGATAAGTAGTTTGAGTTTCTGTAGTGGCAGCTGAAAAAAGGTCACAGTGTAAGTGTATACTTATTGACTGTACTTAAATGTGTTGCTAAAaacaaagtattggcacccctctGTACCGTTTACATCCATACACAGAGcccaccagtgtgtgtgtgtgtgtgtgtgtgtgtgtgtgtgtgtgtgtgttttgtatgtattCAGTGTATTGTGAATAggtgtgtattaaatattaacgagtgtatagtgaatattaatgagtgtacagtgaatattaatgagtgtacagtgaatgagtgtgtattaaATAGTAATGAGTGTacagtgaatattaatgagtgtacagtgaatgtgtgtatagtgaatattaatgagtgtatagtgaatattaatgagtgtacagtgaatattaatgagtgtacagtgaatattaatgagtgtatagtgaatgagtgtatagtgaatgtgtgtatagtgaatattaatgagtgtatgGTGTTTATAGTATACTCACCCATCGCAGAAGAGATAGGATAAGTAGTTTGAGTTTCTGTAGTGGCAGCTGAAAAAAGGTCACAGTGTAAGTGTATACTTATTGACTGTACTTAAATGTGTTGCTGaaaaaaagtattggcacctcTGTACCGTGCACATCTATACACAGAGcccaccagtgtgtgtgtgtgtgtgtgtgtgtgtgtgtgtgtgtattcagtgtaTTGTGAATAggtgtgtattaaatattaacgagtgtatagtgaatattaatgagtgtacagtgaatattaatgagtgtacagtgaatgagtgtgtatagtgaatattaatgagtgtatagtgaatattaatgagtgtatagtgaatattaatgagtgtacagtgaatgagtgtgtattaaatattaatgagtgtatagtgaatattaatgagtgtatggtgtatgatgtgtgtatagtgaatattaatgagtgtatggtgtttatagtatagtgtgtgtgtgtgtgtgtgtgtgtgtgtgtgtgttctgcatatacacactcatTGTAGAAACGTCGTAGTCTTCAGTGTgagctgaaaaaaagaataaattataaGTAGTGTGAATTAGTGACAATAAACAGAAATTTCTGAAATGTTTGGATCAGGTACTGAATCAGTGTAAGTGTATACTTATTGATTGTACTTAAATGTTTTGCTGAAAACAAAGTATTGGCACCTCTGTACCGTGTACATCTATACACAGAGcccaccagtgtgtgtgtgtgtgtgtgtgtgtgtgtgtgtgtgtgtgtgtgtgtgtgtgtgtgtgtgtgtgtgttctgcatatacacactcatTGTAGAAACGTCGTAGTCTTCAGTGTgagctgaaaaaaagaagaaattataAGTAGTGTGAATTAGTGACAATAAACAGAAATTTCTGAAATGTTTGGATCAGGTACTGAATCAGTGTAAGTGTATACTTATTGATTGTACTTAAATGTTTTGCTAAAaacaaagtattggcacccctctGTACCGTGTACATCTATACACAGAGcccaccagtgtgtgtgtggatatcaAAGTTATGAATAATACACATTTTGATTAGTGACATTAAACAGCAATTTTGGATGTCTGGACAGGGTATTTAATCAGATGTATTTGAATGAGATGAGGGTATAg contains the following coding sequences:
- the LOC124380178 gene encoding uncharacterized protein LOC124380178 isoform X19; translation: MAATTETQTTYPISSAMAAATETQTTYPISSLMAATTETQTTYPISSAMAATTETQTTYPISSAMAATTETQTTYPISSAMAAATETQTTYPISSAMAAATETQTTYPISSLMAAATETQTTYPISSAMAATTETQTTYPISSAMGNSNDESSVIHIWVACLSFVIVIAVILVVVLLLRGICKRGTYYMQKRSEEEAPKKETLCQVKMDSSDEGEIAAPDKDENDSLDEDV
- the LOC124380178 gene encoding uncharacterized protein LOC124380178 isoform X1, with protein sequence MFAYKAKHGPAPSYFRVLIISLMPEILQHCSTGPTFSQAHTEDYDVSTMTHTEDYDVSTMTATTETQTTYPISSAMAATTETQTTYPISSAMAAATETQTTYPISSLMAATTETQTTYPISSAMAATTETQTTYPISSAMAATTETQTTYPISSAMAAATETQTTYPISSAMAAATETQTTYPISSLMAAATETQTTYPISSAMAATTETQTTYPISSAMGNSNDESSVIHIWVACLSFVIVIAVILVVVLLLRGICKRGTYYMQKRSEEEAPKKETLCQVKMDSSDEGEIAAPDKDENDSLDEDV
- the LOC124380178 gene encoding uncharacterized protein LOC124380178 isoform X8, coding for MFAYKAKHGPAPSYFRVLIISLMPEILQHCSTGPTFSQAHTEDYDVSTMTHTEDYDVSTMTATTETQTTYPISSAMAATTETQTTYPISSAMAAATETQTTYPISSLMAATTETQTTYPISSAMAATTETQTTYPISSAMAATTETQTTYPISSAMAAATETQTTYPISSAMAAATETQTTYPISSLMAATTETQTTYPISSAMGNSNDESSVIHIWVACLSFVIVIAVILVVVLLLRGICKRGTYYMQKRSEEEAPKKETLCQVKMDSSDEGEIAAPDKDENDSLDEDV
- the LOC124380178 gene encoding uncharacterized protein LOC124380178 isoform X3, with translation MFAYKAKHGPAPSYFRVLIISLMPEILQHCSTGPTFSQAHTEDYDVSTMTHTEDYDVSTMTATTETQTTYPISSAMAATTETQTTYPISSAMAAATETQTTYPISSLMAATTETQTTYPISSAMAATTETQTTYPISSAMAATTETQTTYPISSAMAAATETQTTYPISSAMAAATETQTTYPISSAMAATTETQTTYPISSAMGNSNDESSVIHIWVACLSFVIVIAVILVVVLLLRGICKRGTYYMQKRSEEEAPKKETLCQVKMDSSDEGEIAAPDKDENDSLDEDV
- the LOC124380178 gene encoding uncharacterized protein LOC124380178 isoform X16; the encoded protein is MTATTETQTTYPISSAMAATTETQTTYPISSAMAAATETQTTYPISSLMAATTETQTTYPISSAMAATTETQTTYPISSAMAATTETQTTYPISSAMAAATETQTTYPISSAMAAATETQTTYPISSLMAAATETQTTYPISSAMAATTETQTTYPISSAMGNSNDESSVIHIWVACLSFVIVIAVILVVVLLLRGICKRGTYYMQKRSEEEAPKKETLCQVKMDSSDEGEIAAPDKDENDSLDEDV
- the LOC124380178 gene encoding uncharacterized protein LOC124380178 isoform X12, translated to MTHTEDYDVSTMTATTETQTTYPISSAMAATTETQTTYPISSAMAAATETQTTYPISSLMAATTETQTTYPISSAMAATTETQTTYPISSAMAATTETQTTYPISSAMAAATETQTTYPISSAMAAATETQTTYPISSLMAAATETQTTYPISSAMAATTETQTTYPISSAMGNSNDESSVIHIWVACLSFVIVIAVILVVVLLLRGICKRGTYYMQKRSEEEAPKKETLCQVKMDSSDEGEIAAPDKDENDSLDEDV
- the LOC124380178 gene encoding uncharacterized protein LOC124380178 isoform X13 gives rise to the protein MFAYKAKHGPAPSYFRVLIISLMPEILQHCSTGPTFSQAHTEDYDVSTMTHTEDYDVSTMTATTETQTTYPISSAMAATTETQTTYPISSAMAAATETQTTYPISSLMAAATETQTTYPISSAMAAATETQTTYPISSLMAAATETQTTYPISSAMAATTETQTTYPISSAMGNSNDESSVIHIWVACLSFVIVIAVILVVVLLLRGICKRGTYYMQKRSEEEAPKKETLCQVKMDSSDEGEIAAPDKDENDSLDEDV
- the LOC124380178 gene encoding uncharacterized protein LOC124380178 isoform X10: MFAYKAKHGPAPSYFRVLIISLMPEILQHCSTGPTFSQAHTEDYDVSTMTHTEDYDVSTMTATTETQTTYPISSAMAATTETQTTYPISSAMAAATETQTTYPISSLMAATTETQTTYPISSAMAATTETQTTYPISSAMAAATETQTTYPISSAMAAATETQTTYPISSAMAATTETQTTYPISSAMGNSNDESSVIHIWVACLSFVIVIAVILVVVLLLRGICKRGTYYMQKRSEEEAPKKETLCQVKMDSSDEGEIAAPDKDENDSLDEDV
- the LOC124380178 gene encoding uncharacterized protein LOC124380178 isoform X9 — protein: MFAYKAKHGPAPSYFRVLIISLMPEILQHCSTGPTFSQAHTEDYDVSTMTHTEDYDVSTMTATTETQTTYPISSAMAATTETQTTYPISSAMAAATETQTTYPISSLMAATTETQTTYPISSAMAATTETQTTYPISSAMAAATETQTTYPISSLMAAATETQTTYPISSAMAATTETQTTYPISSAMGNSNDESSVIHIWVACLSFVIVIAVILVVVLLLRGICKRGTYYMQKRSEEEAPKKETLCQVKMDSSDEGEIAAPDKDENDSLDEDV
- the LOC124380178 gene encoding uncharacterized protein LOC124380178 isoform X2; this encodes MFAYKAKHGPAPSYFRVLIISLMPEILQHCSTGPTFSQAHTEDYDVSTMTHTEDYDVSTMTATTETQTTYPISSAMAATTETQTTYPISSAMAAATETQTTYPISSLMAATTETQTTYPISSAMAATTETQTTYPISSAMAATTETQTTYPISSAMAAATETQTTYPISSAMAAATETQTTYPISSLMAAATETQTTYPISSAMAATTETQTTYPISSAMGNSNDESSVIHIWACLSFVIVIAVILVVVLLLRGICKRGTYYMQKRSEEEAPKKETLCQVKMDSSDEGEIAAPDKDENDSLDEDV
- the LOC124380178 gene encoding uncharacterized protein LOC124380178 isoform X17 encodes the protein MTHTEDYDVSTMTATTETQTTYPISSAMAAATETQTTYPISSLMAATTETQTTYPISSAMAATTETQTTYPISSAMAATTETQTTYPISSAMAAATETQTTYPISSAMAAATETQTTYPISSLMAAATETQTTYPISSAMAATTETQTTYPISSAMGNSNDESSVIHIWVACLSFVIVIAVILVVVLLLRGICKRGTYYMQKRSEEEAPKKETLCQVKMDSSDEGEIAAPDKDENDSLDEDV
- the LOC124380178 gene encoding uncharacterized protein LOC124380178 isoform X11, which codes for MFAYKAKHGPAPSYFRVLIISLMPEILQHCSTGPTFSQAHTEDYDVSTMTHTEDYDVSTMTATTETQTTYPISSAMAATTETQTTYPISSAMAAATETQTTYPISSLMAATTETQTTYPISSAMAATTETQTTYPISSAMAAATETQTTYPISSAMAAATETQTTYPISSLMAATTETQTTYPISSAMGNSNDESSVIHIWVACLSFVIVIAVILVVVLLLRGICKRGTYYMQKRSEEEAPKKETLCQVKMDSSDEGEIAAPDKDENDSLDEDV
- the LOC124380178 gene encoding uncharacterized protein LOC124380178 isoform X4 — protein: MFAYKAKHGPAPSYFRVLIISLMPEILQHCSTGPTFSQAHTEDYDVSTMTHTEDYDVSTMTATTETQTTYPISSAMAAATETQTTYPISSLMAATTETQTTYPISSAMAATTETQTTYPISSAMAATTETQTTYPISSAMAAATETQTTYPISSAMAAATETQTTYPISSLMAAATETQTTYPISSAMAATTETQTTYPISSAMGNSNDESSVIHIWVACLSFVIVIAVILVVVLLLRGICKRGTYYMQKRSEEEAPKKETLCQVKMDSSDEGEIAAPDKDENDSLDEDV